In Sporohalobacter salinus, a single genomic region encodes these proteins:
- a CDS encoding biotin transporter BioY: MNSTVKEILIVSLFAALTAVGAVIMISLGAVPLTLQVFFVLLSGSFLGAKRGALSQVIYLIIGAIGLPVYAGGGAGLTYFAGPTSGFLLSFPISSYIVGRLIEDLEEEEIDFNSIIIRMSIGLIIIYILGVTGLSLATKMGLKESIVTGILPFIIPDIIKVLAGTYFTLKLKKV; encoded by the coding sequence ATGAATTCAACGGTTAAAGAAATATTGATAGTATCATTATTTGCTGCTTTGACTGCTGTAGGTGCGGTTATAATGATTTCATTAGGAGCGGTTCCGTTAACTTTGCAAGTGTTTTTTGTTCTTTTATCTGGCAGTTTTTTAGGAGCAAAGAGAGGAGCTTTAAGTCAGGTTATATATTTAATAATCGGAGCAATAGGATTACCAGTTTATGCTGGTGGAGGAGCTGGATTAACTTATTTTGCAGGTCCTACTAGTGGTTTTCTTTTGTCTTTTCCGATTTCTTCTTATATAGTAGGTAGATTAATAGAAGATTTAGAGGAAGAAGAAATAGATTTTAATTCCATCATAATTAGGATGAGTATTGGTTTAATTATAATTTATATTTTGGGAGTTACAGGTTTAAGTCTTGCTACTAAAATGGGGTTGAAAGAATCAATTGTAACCGGAATATTGCCATTTATTATTCCAGATATTATAAAGGTATTAGCCGGAACATATTTTACTTTAAAACTTAAAAAAGTATAA
- a CDS encoding type III pantothenate kinase — protein MILAIDVGNTNTVIGVFNDKDLLVDWRIATDQYKTADEYGMLFFDLFNYNDLEADDIERIIISCVVPSVVNALEEIAIKYFGVEPLIVGPGIKTGMDIKMENPKEVGADRIVNAVAAYNLYGGPVIVVDFGTATTFCLISKQGNYLGGAIAPGIDISMEALFSYADKLPKVELEKPKNVIGKNTLDSLKAGIIYGAVGQVDGVVRKIKTTELDQKAEVVATGGLADLVSKESEEIDRINSLLTLQGLRMVAELNS, from the coding sequence ATGATTTTAGCTATTGATGTAGGGAATACTAATACTGTGATAGGAGTTTTTAATGATAAAGATCTATTAGTAGATTGGAGAATAGCTACAGATCAATATAAAACAGCTGATGAATATGGAATGTTGTTTTTTGATCTTTTTAATTATAATGACTTAGAAGCTGATGATATTGAAAGAATAATTATTTCCTGTGTAGTTCCATCAGTAGTGAATGCATTAGAAGAGATAGCTATTAAGTATTTTGGAGTTGAACCTTTGATTGTAGGTCCAGGAATAAAAACAGGAATGGATATTAAAATGGAGAATCCTAAAGAAGTAGGAGCAGATAGAATTGTTAATGCTGTAGCCGCTTATAACTTATATGGAGGTCCAGTAATTGTAGTTGATTTTGGGACAGCTACTACTTTTTGTTTAATTTCAAAACAGGGAAATTACTTAGGCGGGGCTATTGCTCCTGGGATTGATATTTCTATGGAGGCTCTCTTTAGTTATGCTGACAAGCTACCTAAAGTAGAATTAGAAAAGCCTAAAAATGTAATTGGGAAGAATACTTTAGATAGTTTAAAAGCTGGAATTATCTATGGTGCTGTTGGTCAAGTTGATGGGGTAGTAAGGAAAATTAAAACAACTGAATTAGATCAGAAAGCTGAAGTTGTAGCTACTGGTGGTTTAGCTGATTTAGTTAGCAAGGAGTCAGAAGAAATAGATCGAATTAATTCTTTGCTGACTTTACAAGGATTACGTATGGTTGCAGAACTAAATAGTTGA
- the dusB gene encoding tRNA dihydrouridine synthase DusB encodes MKIGRVELENPVILAPMAGVTDLPFRKIVKEFGCGLVCTEMVSAKGLVYGSSRTEELLTISKEERPVSLQIFGTEPEIMIKAVGKIEEYRPDIIDLNLGCPTPKIVKGGAGAALMKKPDLVRQIVTALVKATEIPITVKMRKGWDENNVNAVEIAQIAEKSGAQAVAVHGRTREQFYSGEADWEIIKEVKEKVKIPVIGNGDIFRPQDAEEIIKTTGCDGIMIGRGAQGNPWIFKRTLHYLETGELLPLPTPQDRIEMVIRHLEDLVEYKGEYVGVREMRRHTVQYIKGLHSCTKVKEKVNQAETTEKMKTILHNYKERFMD; translated from the coding sequence ATGAAGATAGGAAGAGTAGAATTAGAGAATCCAGTTATTTTAGCACCTATGGCTGGAGTTACAGATCTACCTTTTCGTAAAATAGTTAAAGAGTTTGGGTGTGGTTTAGTCTGTACTGAAATGGTTAGTGCAAAAGGACTAGTTTATGGTAGCTCAAGAACCGAAGAATTATTAACTATAAGTAAAGAAGAACGTCCAGTATCATTGCAGATTTTTGGTACAGAACCAGAAATAATGATTAAAGCAGTAGGTAAGATCGAGGAGTATAGACCAGATATTATAGATTTGAACTTAGGATGTCCAACTCCCAAAATTGTTAAGGGGGGGGCTGGAGCAGCATTGATGAAAAAGCCTGACTTAGTAAGACAGATTGTAACTGCTTTAGTCAAAGCAACTGAGATTCCTATTACCGTTAAGATGAGAAAAGGTTGGGATGAGAATAATGTCAATGCTGTAGAGATTGCTCAGATTGCTGAAAAAAGTGGAGCGCAAGCGGTGGCAGTTCATGGTAGAACTAGAGAACAATTTTATAGCGGAGAAGCTGATTGGGAAATTATAAAAGAAGTTAAAGAAAAGGTAAAAATTCCAGTGATCGGGAATGGAGATATTTTTAGACCACAAGATGCCGAAGAGATAATTAAAACAACAGGTTGTGATGGGATAATGATCGGTAGAGGAGCACAAGGGAACCCTTGGATTTTTAAGCGGACACTTCATTATTTAGAAACTGGAGAATTATTGCCGTTACCTACTCCTCAGGATAGGATTGAAATGGTAATTAGACATTTAGAGGATCTAGTAGAATATAAAGGAGAGTATGTTGGTGTTAGAGAAATGCGCAGACACACTGTTCAATATATCAAAGGATTACATAGTTGTACTAAAGTTAAAGAAAAGGTAAATCAAGCAGAAACGACAGAAAAAATGAAAACAATATTACATAATTACAAAGAAAGATTTATGGATTAA
- a CDS encoding quinate 5-dehydrogenase: MNRIVSVSLGSSTRDHVVETEISGEVFQLKRIGTDGDLQRAKKLFTELDGKVDALGMGGIDLHIYAENSRYKLKDAAKLIANVKKTPVVDGSGLKMTLEKKVISDLKQDYGLDLADKNILLTSAADRFGMASAFDSLGGNVYYGDLIFGLNLPLPIKSLQTINYAIKLLGPIISKLPFKLLYPTGSKQETTGSDRYERYYQWADIIAGDFHLIKKYLPNNLEDKIVITNTVTSSDIDLLQRKGVKLLITTTPELEGRSFGTNLLEAVFVSLIDKPFAAIKSNEYLALLDELDFKPRLEVLKS; this comes from the coding sequence ATGAATAGAATAGTTAGTGTTAGTTTAGGTTCTTCTACTAGAGATCATGTAGTAGAAACAGAAATTTCTGGTGAAGTTTTTCAGTTAAAAAGAATAGGAACTGATGGTGATTTGCAAAGAGCTAAAAAACTTTTTACTGAATTAGATGGGAAAGTAGATGCATTAGGAATGGGAGGTATAGATTTACATATCTATGCTGAAAATAGTAGATATAAATTAAAGGATGCTGCTAAGTTAATAGCTAATGTCAAAAAGACGCCAGTAGTTGACGGTAGCGGTTTGAAAATGACATTAGAAAAGAAAGTCATATCTGATTTAAAACAGGATTATGGACTGGATTTAGCAGATAAGAATATTTTACTAACTAGTGCGGCAGATAGATTTGGAATGGCATCTGCTTTTGATAGTTTAGGCGGGAATGTTTATTATGGTGACTTAATATTTGGTTTGAATTTGCCGCTACCAATTAAATCTTTGCAGACTATAAATTATGCTATTAAATTATTAGGTCCCATTATAAGTAAGCTTCCTTTTAAGTTACTATATCCAACGGGGAGCAAACAGGAGACTACAGGAAGTGATAGATATGAAAGATATTATCAATGGGCTGATATAATTGCTGGAGATTTTCATTTGATTAAGAAGTATTTACCTAATAATTTAGAGGATAAGATAGTAATTACTAATACAGTAACTAGTAGTGATATTGATTTATTACAAAGAAAAGGAGTGAAATTATTAATTACTACTACCCCAGAATTAGAAGGCAGATCTTTTGGAACCAATTTATTAGAGGCAGTTTTTGTTTCTTTAATAGATAAGCCGTTTGCAGCAATTAAATCTAATGAGTATCTTGCTTTATTGGATGAGTTGGATTTCAAACCTAGATTAGAGGTTTTAAAGAGTTAG
- a CDS encoding shikimate dehydrogenase — translation MERFGFLLHPLKVNDLARKFSISKRIPDSILKQIIRFMPQIKLSHATGIESKVGSKAEGWLVGCTLTSEQMLNLPVEQVLKQIISAAKKAERLGAKIIGLGAYTSIIGDGGRKVAEQVDVPVTTGNSYTVAAAIEAVKIAADKLNFSLRQAHLAVIGATGSIGEACVQLMSDEVNQISLVARDKSKLKRLAESIKSNYQLESVDYSTDIDKVLSKAEIVITVSSAIDNIIEPNKLKPGAIVCDVARPRDVARQLNKSRDDILVIEGGIVKLPGSVELNFDLGLPSGTVYACMAETIILSLEGRYEDYTLGKSVSLPKVKEIQQLADKHGFQLAGLRYFEEKIDQKRFEQVKQAVSAT, via the coding sequence TTGGAACGTTTTGGTTTTTTATTACATCCTTTAAAAGTAAATGATTTAGCTCGAAAGTTTTCTATTAGTAAGCGAATCCCGGATAGTATTTTAAAACAGATTATTAGATTTATGCCCCAGATTAAACTTTCTCATGCTACAGGAATAGAATCTAAAGTGGGAAGCAAAGCTGAAGGCTGGTTAGTAGGTTGTACTTTGACATCAGAGCAAATGTTAAATCTTCCAGTAGAACAAGTATTAAAACAGATAATTAGTGCTGCTAAAAAAGCAGAAAGGTTGGGAGCTAAAATTATAGGATTAGGAGCCTATACTTCAATTATAGGGGATGGAGGGAGAAAAGTTGCTGAACAAGTAGATGTCCCAGTAACAACGGGGAATAGTTATACAGTTGCTGCGGCCATTGAAGCAGTAAAAATAGCTGCTGATAAATTGAATTTTTCTTTGCGGCAGGCCCACTTAGCAGTTATAGGTGCTACTGGTTCTATTGGAGAAGCTTGTGTTCAATTAATGTCTGATGAAGTTAATCAAATATCGTTAGTAGCTAGAGATAAGTCTAAATTGAAAAGATTGGCTGAATCAATAAAGAGCAATTATCAGTTAGAAAGTGTTGATTACTCAACAGATATTGACAAGGTATTATCTAAGGCTGAGATTGTTATTACAGTTTCTAGTGCTATCGATAATATTATTGAGCCTAATAAGTTGAAACCAGGTGCCATTGTTTGTGATGTGGCTAGACCTAGAGATGTAGCTAGACAGCTTAATAAAAGTAGAGATGATATTTTAGTAATTGAAGGTGGAATAGTAAAGTTGCCCGGTTCGGTTGAATTGAATTTTGATTTGGGGTTACCTAGCGGTACTGTCTATGCTTGTATGGCAGAGACTATAATTTTATCTTTAGAAGGTAGGTATGAAGACTACACGTTAGGTAAATCAGTATCATTGCCAAAAGTAAAGGAAATACAGCAGTTGGCTGATAAACATGGTTTTCAGTTAGCTGGGCTGCGTTATTTTGAAGAAAAGATAGATCAAAAACGCTTTGAGCAAGTAAAGCAAGCAGTTTCAGCGACTTGA
- the greA gene encoding transcription elongation factor GreA, with protein sequence MAEKVILTKEGLNKLEEELSYLRGTKRREVAKRIKQALEFGDISENSEYDDAKNEQAFVEGRIKEIENMLNNAEIINEDEVDTTEVNVGTTVTIKDMDTEEEYAYKIVGTTEADPLDNKISNASPVGKALLGHKIGEEVEIDAPAGKIIYKILAIQK encoded by the coding sequence ATGGCTGAGAAAGTAATTTTAACAAAAGAAGGGCTTAATAAGCTGGAAGAAGAGTTATCATATTTAAGAGGTACTAAGCGAAGAGAAGTTGCTAAACGGATTAAACAGGCATTAGAATTTGGTGATATCAGCGAAAATTCAGAGTATGATGATGCTAAAAATGAACAGGCTTTTGTAGAAGGTAGAATTAAAGAAATTGAAAATATGTTGAATAATGCTGAAATAATTAATGAAGATGAGGTAGACACAACAGAAGTGAATGTAGGGACTACTGTTACTATTAAAGATATGGATACGGAAGAAGAGTATGCTTATAAAATAGTAGGAACTACAGAAGCGGACCCACTGGATAATAAAATTTCAAATGCTTCTCCTGTAGGAAAAGCATTACTCGGTCATAAGATAGGAGAGGAAGTAGAAATTGATGCTCCAGCAGGGAAAATTATCTATAAGATTTTAGCAATTCAAAAATAA